The following are encoded together in the Nocardioides sp. Arc9.136 genome:
- a CDS encoding glutamate--cysteine ligase, which yields MRIDFRPSPEPTIGVEWELALVDRGSRDLVNAASELIDAARPRMASPEQLHKELLRNTVEVVTGVCRTVDEAVTELRHALEAVVPVADELGVDLYGGGTHPFASWTAQQLTEGHRYEELINRTQWWGRQMLIWGVHVHVGLPEQERVMPVLSSLLNHYPHLQALSASSPIWAGVDTGYASNRALMFQQLPTAGLPFQFQHWSEFESFAGDQLHTGVIDELSEIRWDVRPAPHLGTLENRVCDGVSSFEDLAAIVALCQCLVVDLDTRAAAGEQLPTMPPWHVQENKWRAARYGLDAIVILDADSNERLVTDDLVDLVARLEPVAERLGCSAELASVADVPGRGASYQRQRAVAEESSGDLVAVVDSVVGELRQGLGR from the coding sequence GTGCGGATCGACTTCCGGCCCTCGCCCGAGCCCACCATCGGGGTGGAGTGGGAGCTCGCGCTGGTCGACCGCGGCTCCCGCGACCTGGTCAACGCCGCCTCGGAGCTGATCGACGCCGCCCGGCCGCGGATGGCCAGCCCCGAGCAGCTGCACAAGGAGCTGCTCCGCAACACCGTCGAGGTCGTGACCGGGGTCTGCCGGACCGTCGACGAGGCGGTGACTGAGCTCCGGCACGCCCTCGAGGCGGTGGTGCCGGTCGCCGACGAGCTGGGTGTCGACCTGTACGGCGGCGGCACCCACCCGTTCGCGTCCTGGACCGCGCAGCAGCTGACCGAGGGTCACCGCTACGAGGAGCTGATCAACCGCACCCAGTGGTGGGGCCGGCAGATGCTGATCTGGGGCGTGCACGTCCACGTCGGCCTGCCCGAGCAGGAGCGCGTGATGCCGGTGCTGTCCTCCCTGCTCAACCACTACCCGCACCTGCAGGCGCTCTCGGCGTCGTCGCCGATCTGGGCGGGCGTCGACACCGGCTACGCCTCGAACCGCGCGCTGATGTTCCAGCAGCTGCCGACCGCGGGGCTGCCCTTCCAGTTCCAGCACTGGTCGGAGTTCGAGTCCTTCGCGGGCGACCAGCTGCACACCGGTGTCATCGACGAGCTCAGCGAGATCCGGTGGGACGTGCGGCCCGCACCCCACCTGGGCACCCTGGAGAACCGGGTGTGCGACGGCGTCTCCTCCTTCGAGGACCTCGCCGCCATCGTCGCCCTCTGCCAGTGCCTGGTCGTCGACCTCGACACCCGGGCGGCCGCCGGCGAGCAGCTGCCGACGATGCCGCCGTGGCACGTGCAGGAGAACAAGTGGCGGGCCGCGCGGTACGGCCTCGACGCCATCGTCATCCTCGACGCGGACTCCAACGAGCGGCTCGTCACCGACGACCTGGTCGACCTCGTGGCGCGGCTCGAGCCGGTCGCCGAGCGGCTCGGGTGCTCCGCGGAGCTGGCGTCGGTCGCCGACGTCCCCGGGCGCGGGGCGTCCTACCAGCGGCAGCGGGCCGTCGCGGAGGAGTCCTCCGGCGACCTCGTGGCGGTCGTCGACTCGGTGGTGGGCGAGCTGCGCCAGGGCCTGGGGCG
- a CDS encoding DUF402 domain-containing protein: MSLSEAPPAGSRVAVTMTKWVAVPHWTFEAVVLGTDVHGDWLGLRAGTPMSRPGASYVAPTDQVVLVPPAGPELGRAWLATFHGEGGPLDAYVDMTTPPVWDGTVLRAVDLDLDVLRGPTGRVWVDDEDEFAEHRVTLGYPPEVCDLAVASCERVRALAEAGAAPYDGTAQGWLARL, encoded by the coding sequence ATGTCGCTCTCGGAGGCTCCCCCGGCCGGCTCCCGGGTCGCTGTGACGATGACCAAGTGGGTCGCTGTGCCGCACTGGACCTTCGAGGCCGTCGTGCTCGGCACGGACGTCCACGGCGACTGGTTGGGGCTGCGCGCGGGCACCCCGATGTCACGGCCCGGGGCGTCGTACGTCGCCCCCACCGACCAGGTCGTGCTGGTCCCGCCGGCCGGTCCCGAGCTGGGCCGCGCGTGGCTGGCGACCTTCCACGGGGAGGGCGGACCGCTCGACGCCTACGTCGACATGACGACGCCGCCGGTCTGGGACGGCACCGTCCTGCGGGCGGTCGACCTCGACCTCGACGTGCTGCGCGGTCCGACCGGACGGGTGTGGGTCGACGACGAGGACGAGTTCGCCGAGCACCGGGTGACGCTGGGCTACCCGCCGGAGGTCTGCGACCTGGCCGTCGCCTCCTGCGAGCGGGTCCGCGCGCTCGCCGAGGCCGGCGCCGCGCCGTACGACGGCACCGCCCAGGGGTGGCTGGCCCGGCTCTGA